The window CAGGCGCTGGGCGAACTGCTCGACGTCGTCCCGCACCGGGTCGGTGGAACCGACTACAAGCGACACCGGACAGAGCCCGGTGAGGTTTACGGCGTGCAGGGGTGAAAGGTACAGCCGTTCCCGCAGGTCTTTGTCAGAGCCGGCATACTCACCCCAAGCATCGAGCAATAGTGAACGGGGTGGGAAGGACCGCGATTCCCGATACGAGTCTGCGGTGCATTCGGGATCCAACGGTGGGTATGCGAGGATCTGCCCGTCCAGAGGGAGTCCGCTGTCCCGGAACCAGAGGGCGACCCCAGCGGCCAGGGTTCCACCGGCGCTATCGCCGCCGATCAGGACAGGGTGAGAGTAGGTCTTCTGTGCCCAAAGGGTTGCTGCAGCAATATCCATGACAGCGGTCGGGTGCAGCCATTGCGGGGCCAGCCGGTAGCCAACGCTGACAATCCTTGCCGTGCCAAGGGCGGCCAATGCCGCGCATGCTTCATGCCAGCCATCGATCGAACCGCGGGTCCAACTGCCGCCGTGCGCCCACACCAATGTTACGGCGGGGCGGGGTGTCGGTTCATATATCCGTAGCCGGATGTCTGCTCCGTCCGCCCCCTGCACGAACGTGTCCGTCCACGGGACATCGGACCGTTTTTCCCGGAGGTACGCGGCCCCGGGGCGAGCAGAAGTTTCTGAAGTCATATGTTCATCCTTCACTCCTGGACGGATCCGCGCCTGTCCCTGCTCTGCCTATCACTGACAGGGGGTGGATAACTGTGCATGGCACCGCCAATACTTGCTCCAGTGGGACAGTGTCGTAGCCTCGCGGAGGTTTCGCGCCGTTCCACTTCTTTGTGCCGATCCGTAAGCGCGCGGAGATTGAATGATGAACCTTGGGGGTAACGTGGGAACTGTCCTATTGGAAGAACTGTCCTTCAGCAGCGAACTGGCTCATGCCGTTGTGTTGCGGGACGTGCAGCAGTACGAGGTGGCAGGACCAGTCGTCGTAGTGAACCTGACAGGTAGCGACGCGTTGGTCGGTCACGGACAGTCATCGGCTTTGCCAGCCTTCAGCTCAACTATCCTTCATGGCGGAACCATTACGGGAGCGCTGCTTGCGGTGCTCTCCATGGAGGCGATCCCGAACGCAGAACAAAGCGCCAGGGACCTCGGATGGGCCGACTTTTATGGTGCCGGACCAGGACAGCCAGTTCTGCTGCGTTCGTCGCAGCACACCATAGGGACGGTCCAACTGGATCCTGCCGTTGTGCTCCGCCAGCCCGGGCTGGAGCCGGGAGAGAAGACCTTCACCTTGAAGGCAAACTTGTGGTTCAGCCCCGCAGGTACAGACTGCGGGATCCATAACCTGCATGACTTCATCGAGGTCCACACCCAGATTTCCGGGCTCGGACGCATGCAGAAGTTCACCACCGGGGAGCACTCGTCCCTCTATGAGGACCAGATCCTAAGCCCCGGCAATACCAACCCTGTGCCGTTCT is drawn from Arthrobacter sp. 31Y and contains these coding sequences:
- a CDS encoding alpha/beta hydrolase, with protein sequence MTSETSARPGAAYLREKRSDVPWTDTFVQGADGADIRLRIYEPTPRPAVTLVWAHGGSWTRGSIDGWHEACAALAALGTARIVSVGYRLAPQWLHPTAVMDIAAATLWAQKTYSHPVLIGGDSAGGTLAAGVALWFRDSGLPLDGQILAYPPLDPECTADSYRESRSFPPRSLLLDAWGEYAGSDKDLRERLYLSPLHAVNLTGLCPVSLVVGSTDPVRDDVEQFAQRLTASSVPTDLAISPAVAHGHFLDNSPANPVHRWIQSRLSLVNNETTTTDGA